The Oncorhynchus mykiss isolate Arlee chromosome 10, USDA_OmykA_1.1, whole genome shotgun sequence nucleotide sequence CCTCTGGTGTGCACCATGACAGTGGCGCTTGTAATGTTAGAGCTGTTTAATACTGTGCCAGTGTGAAAAGTAAGGAATTagctagggaaactgacagatcaataacgtTACATTGCCACACTGACTAAAACTCACATTGCACTGATAAAATGTCAGAATATCAATATTCAATCCAGTGGCCCGTGGTTTCATCGTTTGATTCAGGTCTAGTCTGGTTGAAGCAAGAAAGgaatagctaacattagctaacttTTGGCCAGCTCTCTCTAATGGTACATCAACTGGCAAAAGCTAGCCAAGTTAATTTACTTCTGAAACTGacaaaacaaaggctacaaaacatttccGTACAAACAACAGCTATTAGATAGTAATAATAGACACCTCATATCTTTATCTGACAGATGGCTAGAGCTGACCTGGCTGCTAGAGCTGACCTGGCTGTGGTATCTAGCGTAGTttattcattcacctcagtcgacaggggatgaaacattagctaacgttacatgtcagTTACAATACTAGCTCAACACCGCGAATAAACACTAGTTTATTTTTGTTCTGTTAAACAACAATTACATCAGTCAACTAAAAagtagccagtttctgctctgcttgcgTTTACAACTAGGTGAAAGAACGCAACACATACAGACTGAACTATGCTCAACTCTCCGGTGCTGGTCTAGCCAGTGATTGTAAATGCAGCAGGCTGAAAACTCCAAACATCCTGCCTGACCACATGGAGGCATCCGCATGGCCCTTAAGCACACCGTTGCCACTTTTTGTATCACATTGCAACGATACAACTGGGGTcgccagtgaaagttgcgcccctgcttGTAGTACACTACTACTAGGGCAATTTGTAGGTACATTTTTACATCTAAGCTGCAGCATGCGTGGGAGCACAGCTCCACTGGACTGTGTTCAGGCTACACAGTATGAGCAGTCAAAGTATATGTGGTTCTGAGATCAAAGTGAGAGCTGCAAGTAGACAGACATGTGTGCATCTTTGTTACGAGTCATTGCTAGTTGGTGAGTTATTAGGCCAGTTATAGCTCATTTCTAGTCAACAATGGTGGAGCTTCCAACAAGAGTacaaaatgtgtgcatttctaGCCATATTTGAAAAGCGAGTTAGGTAAAGTGCTTTAttatgtcttaaaggggcagtgttgtattttgagactgtCTTGAatagccaataggcagagagtagcataatttgtctgattctttgtaataatggtatgggaataataatgaattttattttgtaaagtagtTTCTTGCATCAGACATTTTCAatcaccttgtctgaaggacaagtggataaacaggttaatgtaaaGCCCTTTTCTCAAAAGTCTGATGGAATGTcggcattgaacaccacacattggctgatACTGTAGTCTGAAtaatagaacagctatttccatgttaaaatgttatgggatgcatttttctCCATTGTTGGTAGggcactctggtaggcctacattatgatcacaTAGCCACAGCAGcttacttggccactgttaaaactgcaACTTAAAACAGGTgaagcctcagtgttcacagtaaacgcgtgCCGGAAGTTGTACAGAATTTTCACAACCAAGTTtgtgctcagcagacctgaaatttgctcattGCCTAAACATTTTGGGAAAATTAATTTTATGTAAGAGGTTAGGCGAACTAAAACGACAAAGGTTAGGAAAATGTACGTAaaaggagaattaggttaaggttagaaaaagggttaggggaagggttaactaaACACTAGTTACCTTCTACgtgaacacacaacctttggaTTGTGAGACAGTTGCGgtatactcccccccccccgaACCAAGCTCCTTACTTAAAGTAACTAAACCATAAGTGCAtatcataaactcagcaaaaaaagaaatgtcctctcactgtcaactgcgtttattttcagcaaacttaacgtgtaaaaatttgaatgaacataacaagattcaacaactgagacatacagttgaagtcgtaagtttacatacgccttagccaagtattttaaactcagtttttcacaattcctgacatttaatcctagtaaaaattccatttttaggtcagttaggatcactactttattttaagaaatgtcagaataatagtagagagattgatttatttcagcttttatttctttcatcacattcccagtgggtcagaaatttacatacactcaattaatatttggtagcattgcctttaaattgtttaacctgggtcaactGTTTTGGGTATCcgaccacaagcttcccacaataagttgggtgaattttggcccattcctcctgacagagctggtgtaactgagtcaggtttgtaggcctccttgctcgcacacgctttttcagttctgcccacacattttctataggattgaggtcagggctttgtgatggccactccaatacactgactttgttgtccttaagccattgaacttcctgactgatgtcttgaaatgttgcttcaatatatccacataattttcattcctcatgaagccatctattttgtgaagtgcaccagtccttcctgcagcaaagcacccccacaacatgattctgccacccctgtccacggttgggatggtgttctccggcttgcaagcatccccctttttcctccaaacataacgatggtcattatggacaaacagttctatatttgtttcatcaaaccagaggaaatttctccaaaaagtacagtctttgtccccatgtgcatttgcaaaccgtagtctggctttttatggctgttttggagcaggggcttcttccttgctgagcggcctttcaggttatgtcgatataggactcgctttactatggatatagatactttattgctgtttcctccagcatcttcacaaggtcctttgctgttgttctgggattgatttgcacttatcgcaccaaagtacgttaatcactaggagacagaacgcgtctccttcctgggcggtatgacggctgcacggtcccatggtgtttatacttgcgtactattgtttgtacaaatgaacgtggtaccttcaggcgattggaaattgctcccaaggatgaaccagacttgtggaggtctacaatttatttttccTGAGGAAAaatatctgcagtcctcatgcctccttgcagcatgcctaaggcaagttCATGCAGATGAGAAGGGATAATTGGCATCTTTCGtttggtgtttttccagtcagtagaaaggcctctttagtgtcctaagttttcataactgtgaccttaattgcctatcgtctgtaaactgttagtgtcttaacaccgttccacaggtgcatgttcattaattgtttatggttcattgaacaagcatgggaaactgtgtttaaaaccatttacaaattatctttggaAGACAGggttcttttttttttgctgattttGTCTTGGAGGTGCATAAAAATATGTATAGTATGCTTCGTATGGTTACGAGGCCAGGCAGCACTACTCAACATATTCAAGACATTACATAATAACCATGTTATTGAAACAGGAGGAATACCGCCATGTAGGAAGTGAAGAAATAAAAGTGACCACTGGGATAAAACAGTTGGAAGATGGAAgtgcataggcctacagtacaatAAGCAATTGTGAGAATGGAGACATTTCCCTTTGCTGTATAGTTGTCAAGACCGGTTCATTATGTTTGATTGATTTGTCTTTAATAATATCCATTAAGCAGTAGACACCATCACTCAATGATCACTCATCACTTCATGACACTAAGATTGTGATATTCCCATTAAAGATGGTAAACCGGTAAGATATACAGCAAGCTTTATGGTTTATATGGCCTTGGATCCCATATCAAAGGTGTGGCAATTCTTACATTCTCCAATCCTCAACAGAGCGGACAGCTGTATTCATCTGAAgtctgacaacaacaaaaaacatcaaACTACTTCATTAAAACATGCTTTATAATCAAACATTTTCTATATGAATAAAGACAAGGGTACTCTTAATATAGCCTAAATTAAATTACAATAAAATTTCCTCAAAATAATTCAAGCTTATAGCGCCCTCTTGTGACTCATGAAAATCAATTTACTCATTATGGTAGGCCTAACACTGCAATGTGATAAGTTATTTACAATAAGAACATTGGGTCTTTTTataactttttattatttttttggaCAAATATATATGAATGTTTAACTCTTAAGGAGACAGTATTTGGAGAATTCTTTACAGAAAATGAACTCTCCTAAATAGACAGAAAACCTAGGAAATCATCATAAAACATCTACATGATAGAACTAACCATTTCCATTTGTGCCAAGGAAGAGAATGATAACTTATTCATTGACAGTGAATTGATGCACGTGATTCTTTAAATTCAGTCCAATGTTATTTGGTGCTGACAAAAATAAAAGTTATTTCAAAAAGCCTGATGGGACTGTGTCATTTTCAGACATCTGAATTCATATGGTTCATTGGGTTGACTGTTAGTTATGCATAAAGGCACACACGCATTGGTAACCCGCAGGTGAGCATTGCTATTTTTGGCAAGACATTGGTCCCATTAGGCAGTACAATTATCCAAACAACTTAatcaaacaaaaaatatatacgcTTGCAGGAAAACAAATAAAATGATCAAAATATTTAGATCATTCATGTATGCAGGGAAATGTCTTCTAGTAAGTTAAAAACTGGATTGAGACCTAAATTAGGTTGGATATTTACTCAAAGATACAGTGGGTCAGCAGTATAGGACACCAACTCAGAAACCTGCTTTATGCTAATGAGAGCTTGAGGGAACACCAACGTTTTACAGAGGATGAAGTTCAGAAAGAGACCTGGTCTCCTGCTGTATGAAACCCTGGAGGCTTCTCTTTCCCTGCCTGAAGGTACTCTCCCTCCGGGAAAATGGTAATATGACAAGGAGCCTTAGGAGGGTTTCAATGTTACTAAAGCTCCTAATGTCTGATGCCTTCAGAGTGTCGAGCACAGTGGCTGGAAGATACCCAGACATGGGATCCAACCACTTCTCTCTCCAAGACTTCATCTCTGTGTGGAGTGAGGCCATGTCAGGCATGTCATCTTTATACACGCGGAAAAGGTGGGCATTTACACTGCTGTTTTCCACCTTTGACATGGCATAAGGCACAATCTCCAGGCACCTCAGGGTACTGAGGACCTTCTCTGTGAAGAGCTCACTGACCTCAACAATGGAGTGCTCTACCACTTTCTGACTCACCGCCATTTTGTAAAACTGACTCAGGGGTTCTAGTAGCCCAGAGTGCAACAGCGTTATCTGCAGCTTGGAAGCTAAAGCGACAGCTTCCTCATACCAGGCCTTATGATGTGTGTCGATATCGCTCTTCAATTCATTGAGGGAAGTTAGGAGGTCAGGCAAGCTATTCATAGCTAGCAACACATCTAGAGGTTTGCCCTGAAGAGATTGGCTCAGCTTTTTGGTCAAACTCAGGACATTCTTCAGCACAACAGCCGAGAAGATGAACTCAAAACTTCTGACTTTATTGAAGTAAAGCAGTGCTTGGCCACTTCCTGAGCTACTCTCCTCACTTTTCTGCTCATTCAAGCACAGCATCACTACCTCAAGAAGCTCTACCATCAACTCATGCATTTCATGACTTTTCTCCCAGTTCTTAATAAGCTTGTCCCTATGCTCATTACCCTTCCCCTCATCATGTTGGAACATGGCAATGATCATGTCCTCCAGTTTGGTCTGTCGTTCTGTGTCCTCTGTGAGCCATTGTAACATGTTTTCTACAGACGCTGCACAGTCTGCTGCTGCCACTGCAGGAGATGACCTGGCTAGCCACACATTCAGAGAGAGAGCAGCGCTGACTGTTCGCATGGCCAGGGGGTATTTCTGGGATATTACAGCAGAAACAGCCCTCATCTGAGACCCTACCTCACCTACACTTAGCAAAGCTTGCCCTCTACAGTACTCCATGTTGAGCCCCAATTTCTCTGATAAGGCTGTTTCAATAGCATCAGCCAAGACAGCAGTGTCCTGGCTGAATGGGATGAAAGCTACAGTCTCCTCGCACTGAGTGTCCTGTTTTTCCAAGTACCTGATGCACAGGGGGACGTAGAGCTGTCCCTCGATCTCAACTGCCCGTTCCGTTATTATTGTAAAGAACTGTGAGTCCCAGAGTTCCTTGAGGATTTCCTCACGCACAGGTGGGTCGTAGAAAGACATGGCCTGCTTCTGACCTATGACCCCATCCTCTACTATCACAATACTGTCCTCTGCCTTCACGCCGTCCTCGGCTAACACAATGTCCACTGCTTTTACATCGTCCTCTGCAAACATGACTTCCTCTGTTATCACGCAGACTTCTACTTTCCCACCGCCCCCGGCCCCCACAACGTCCTCAGCGATCACAACGTCCTCAGCGATCACAATGTCTGCCTTTATCACAGCATCTTCCACTTTCACATAGTACTCTGCCGCCTCCTCTGCCTTCAGCTTTCCTGCAGGGAGTTGATCTGACGTACCAGCTTGGTGTTCCTCAACTGCCTGCTCATGTCTTCCATCAGGGTTTACATCCAAAGCTCTAAAATCTAAAACGCACACAGTTAAAccacctcccccttcccctcATTTGCTTTCTGATATCATATTCTACATTAACCTTGTCATGAATGTTCATATGATTTAACATTTTCACTTACCACTTTCCAGCTTCAGACCTTCAATTTGTTTCTTCACCTAAATCATAAAACAGAAATCAGTACATTTACAACATAAAGTTTAATATGTATGTCTTGTCAAGGGGTGAGTGGTGTTGTTGATGTATTATTTCCTGTTATTATCTATCTGTAactgaaaatgtatttataaaataTTGGAAAAATTATGCATACCTATACCAATAAAAATCTGTCATAAATACATCAGCATTGGAATGATAAAAGGAGTATTGTTGTTAATGTACCTGCTCAAGACATGGGCTGCTTTCTGGGTCAACTTCTATGCACTTCTCAATGACCTCCCCTAGTCTTTGAACAGTTGGGTAATGCATAAGAAGCATCACAGTGTCTGTTTTACTGCCCTTGCAGACGGTGTTCTTCAGCAGAGCCCTCATGGAGTTCAGGGTGGTCTTCATCAGGTCCCACTCCATACTGACGCTCGGTAGAACAGCCACCAGTCTAAGCAGTCTGGTCACTGTGGGGTGGCATTGAGACTCAGCGTGAAGCAGTATCTCAGAGATAGAAGCTGGTGGTGAGAGGTCTTGATATTTCTCTTTCCAGACAGAGGCCCAGTTACTGATATCCTGCTCTACTGTGTCAGGGTCAGGGAGGTCAGACAGGTAGAGACTGTATAGCTTGTCTGTTGACTCTGCGCGGATTGGCTCTGAAATGGGCTGTGGATTGCAGGTGGGGAGCAGAGACAAGATCTTCAGGGCTTTTAAGTGACTGTCGGAGAAGTTGTACTTCATTTCATCAACGAGGCTGCTCAGTAGAGGAGCACTCAAGTTGTCCCTGTAGTACATCTCTGGAGACCCATAAGAGTTAGCTTTCTCTGGGAAACATACTTGCTGAGGGGCCACCTTGGATGCTAGTTGGAATGCTTCCTCAAACCAAGGTGAATGTACAGAGCTTATGTTATCCAGCATCTTGCTCAGCGTTTCAATGATTGGTACTATCTTCTCCACTTCACAGATGATGTCAGCAGGGTTACCACAGCGGAAGACAGTGCTGCAGTTCCGAAGAGGAGAACAGGCATTCTTCAGGATCACAAGTGTGATGACAAAATCTGCATCTCGCAAAGCAGTGGCGAGAACCTGTGCATGTAGCGACATAGTTCCGGCATCATGGGCACTAACTGAATCCAAGCAACTCAAGACTCCCTCCAATGTGTCGACTAGGAGATCAAAAAAGTCCTCCCTCTTCTTCCACCTGGAGCAACAAGTTTCTGGAATCTCATCCAAGGCCTCCCGAGGTGTATTCAGTAACCCATCCACGGCCTGTGCTAGCTCTGCCTCTAGACCAGGTGACTGGTCAAAAAACAGTAGGAGGTCTTCCACAATTCGCAGCATCTTTGTGACAGGTGGGCAGTGTACGCTTCCTGCTAGCCAACAGGCAAGACCACAAGACTCACTGGGTGTGATGACAGACAGAGGATAGCTCTCAAGGAACTCCAAAGACATCTTCTTCAGGCTGTGACAACCTGAGCCCATGCGCATGATTGCTTGTCCACGACACTGACTCATCGGCAATCCCCAGTCTTCAGTTAGAGTCGTAGAGAGATTCTTGGCTTGAACATCAACGTCACAGGATTCAAAAAATCGCAAAAAACCAATGAGCTCTACCTTGGGGGCACATTGCCCAACATATCTGACAAAGACAGGCAGATAGCTCTTATTAGCAATTACAACAGGTTTATCTGTGATAAGAGAAAAGAAGGGGGACTCCTGTATTTCTGAGAGTATGACTTCCCTGATGGATTTTGTAAGAAGCTGTACCATTTCCTCCTCTCCTATTTTACATGTGAACTTCCCATCTCTTCCAAACCAGTGGCACATGCCGAGATCCTGGATGAGAAGGTCTTGATCTTCTTTGGAGAGTTCGGAAAGCTGGCACTTATTTTTCCCCAAACGTGCAGCCTGTCTGAACACTGCTTCTAAACTCTGTCGATTATCTCCAGTGTGCCCATTCTCATCCACTGCTTTCCTTTCTTGGTCTTTTTTCTTGTCAGAAGACTGTTGATTCTCAAGCTCCTCTGTTCTATCTTTGTCATGATCCACTGAAAATATGAAAAAGGTGAATTAGTCAATTGAATTGACTCCTCTACCATAGAGTTCAGGTCATtaaagtggaaaaataattgaGAATAAAATTAAGGTGATCGTAAGGTGAATGAGAACAAGTGTTTCTCTTGATAAAACATGGGCCCATCCCTATTACCAACATATACTAaatggtaacagtgtcattacaTAGTTATTAGCTAATAAATACTTAATGATCACATGGGGATTAACTGAAACAAAGCTTTGCCATCACATACCTTCCATGTTGGCTTCAGAGTTCTTCATCAGACTTTTGGATTCCTTATCCTGTGAATTTGATTTTCAATAGACATTATTAAAAGGAAATCAATTATTTTAAAAGGACATCTCTGTATAGGATACTCTGAAAGACTGCATAAAATATTAAAAACAATAATATTCATgggggggcctcccgggtggcgcagtggttaagggcgctgtactgcagcgccagctggccaccagagactctgggttcgcgtacaggctctgtcgtaaccggccgcgaccgggaggtccacaattggcctagcgtcgttagggagggcttggctggtagggatgtccttgtctcatcgcgcaccagcgactcctgtggcgggccgggcgcagtgcgcgctaaccaaggttgccaggtgcacagtgtttcctccgacacattggtgcggctggcttccgggttggatgcgcgctgtgttaagaagcagtgcggcttgtttgggttgtgtatcggaggacgcatgactttcaaccttcgtctctcccgagcccgtacgggagttgtagcgatgagacaagatagtagctactaaaacaattggataccacgaaattggggagaaaaaggggtcaaattcaaatatatatatatatatatatatatatatattaatggaAATGTATTTTGAAAACTTACCAAGCAGAAACCCTCTAAAGCCTGGGGAGTGACCTTCAAGCACTTAGTCACCATCCGGTCCAAATCTCTGCTGAAGTTGGTTCCCACCTGCAGCATGGCCAGACACGGGGACCTGTCCTTGGAGCTGGTGTTCCTCAGGTATTCCTGGAACATCTTGTGGCGCATCGCTTCCCCACAGTTCTCCAGTACTGTGCTGGGTAACACAGACATGATCCTCAGCAGTGTATTGATGTTCCCAAAGTATTGCATGAGTGGCAGACGGAGAGTCTGAAAGATGGTGTCTGGGATGGTCACTGACGCAACTTTGGTCTTCCACTTCACCCTCCAGCAGCACAACTCTGTGAAGAAGTTGTCAGAGTCAGGCAGATCACTGGCGTAGAGAGGAGGCTTTGACCTCAGGATCTCAAACATGTAACTCACAGTCACAGAGCAGGGAACCAGGGATAAGAAGTTTAGGGCCTCCTTGTGGTCCTCAGAGAAATGATCCTTAACAGCATTGGTGAGGTTGTCCACTAGGGGCACACTCAGTGAATCTTTGTAATACAGAGCTGGCTTGATCATGCTATCCCTGGCCGCAGATGAATTATCAGGCACTTTTATCTGCACAGCCAGACTCTGGGCAAGGGCACAGGCTTCATCGAACCAATTCTGGTGAAAGACCTTGATGTTTGTTTTGACCCTGTTGAGAGTAGCCACTATACCACTGATCTGGCAAAGCTGTGATGCTGCGCTAAAATGATCCTTCTGGAGTCCTGCACTCAGCTCCCTGGTAAAGGACGAGGCATTCTTCAGGGCTACCATGGGAACAATGAAATCAAAGTCCCTTATCAAACGCAGCAGTGCTCTAGCTTTTAGAGAGAGTGAGGATTTCCATCTCTGTGGGTTGGTCTTGATTTTCTCCAAACATTCAACAAGGGGCTCCAGCATCTGCACAAAGACTTCATAGGAATCGTGCTTCTCCTGCCAGACGGTACAGAACTTACCCTGCAATTCTTGAACCTTTTCATAGCTTTCCCTAAGACCAAATGCAATGACATGATCCAGCTGTTTCTCAAGCATAGGCGTGCTCCCAAAAAACATCAACACCTCCTCAAAAACATCCAGGGCCCGTTTGACTGACGGCACAGGG carries:
- the LOC110533666 gene encoding uncharacterized protein LOC110533666 isoform X3, producing the protein MDPKMPKRCAAPNCNIYTDKSDVPFFRFPLDPEGCKQWLNNCHRTDLEPKTPEELHNSFKICANHFEPSLICCDSTLRTSLKEGAMPTIFDFTTHLNNPSGRNGNKRIREPSEAEFATSKKAKEDAPTEVKDKPGENSATCDLPQEDQRREDVSNSKAKEILKVYFKETLAFTGFSIGNDANPNTDEPMGGHRGQQSLNPICVERIDQKDVLQFSENLMREEIRNSLRLARFFSILLQDVTNIEGKDQIPVFIRSVTVAGFPQKHLMGFLPCDADSEGLFYMLLSEIRNKWGLRMEHCRGLTYLTTGILCQKMKDLTSRILQEFPQVVLAPSDPYAFNMWLIRSMPMPSIQKVVNTVEEVATMLRGSPDLWERLEGKIKSSYGHLKGEVDRITEACQNTWEYGVDAFHTMLDILEPFLACINEVCSAANADTAICEQMAKLKPILKNFNFLITLVVLKNTLCCVSILNPSLRGAISISSTLQYTISNALKLVNKHLQEIAIFHRKWFSDAVGRAKKLGVEVARPEENSPDTGEAGATETSLEDFYRETLSRQILQYLVAEVKRVFSTEMVRILRWLSLVPSYMADHNFSIRRDKVADANLNNLARPDTFYDELGCWEVKWRHASKRRILPTTVFATLKIPDIAFYPNVQSLLRVLGTIPCVNAEADVYGQYNMVLERYQSYLKATPEDQRLCNMAFVYVNQDVHFNVEDMVESYVEKHPDILQLLHMDDEVMEIHSAAEPDSENDGKHTLKENVDETQKEPQEMVLEVERVEQPKCVASETNKEALKSALQAAVTAAYNSQSRQPGEASAEQDGEVEDTLKYVSKSEMKEVLRVCEDAVREEILLEVGTSFFSLFIDRVVKLGEKKYLPLFLRFVDSFDVMRLELMGFLDVDLDCDAMSERILEIVTKEWCLDLCYCRGQAYLGSGDVSYKLKAFACKIQEKYPLAICTHSSCYSFNTWWSKSTPVPSVKRALDVFEEVLMFFGSTPMLEKQLDHVIAFGLRESYEKVQELQGKFCTVWQEKHDSYEVFVQMLEPLVECLEKIKTNPQRWKSSLSLKARALLRLIRDFDFIVPMVALKNASSFTRELSAGLQKDHFSAASQLCQISGIVATLNRVKTNIKVFHQNWFDEACALAQSLAVQIKVPDNSSAARDSMIKPALYYKDSLSVPLVDNLTNAVKDHFSEDHKEALNFLSLVPCSVTVSYMFEILRSKPPLYASDLPDSDNFFTELCCWRVKWKTKVASVTIPDTIFQTLRLPLMQYFGNINTLLRIMSVLPSTVLENCGEAMRHKMFQEYLRNTSSKDRSPCLAMLQVGTNFSRDLDRMVTKCLKVTPQALEGFCLDKESKSLMKNSEANMEVDHDKDRTEELENQQSSDKKKDQERKAVDENGHTGDNRQSLEAVFRQAARLGKNKCQLSELSKEDQDLLIQDLGMCHWFGRDGKFTCKIGEEEMVQLLTKSIREVILSEIQESPFFSLITDKPVVIANKSYLPVFVRYVGQCAPKVELIGFLRFFESCDVDVQAKNLSTTLTEDWGLPMSQCRGQAIMRMGSGCHSLKKMSLEFLESYPLSVITPSESCGLACWLAGSVHCPPVTKMLRIVEDLLLFFDQSPGLEAELAQAVDGLLNTPREALDEIPETCCSRWKKREDFFDLLVDTLEGVLSCLDSVSAHDAGTMSLHAQVLATALRDADFVITLVILKNACSPLRNCSTVFRCGNPADIICEVEKIVPIIETLSKMLDNISSVHSPWFEEAFQLASKVAPQQVCFPEKANSYGSPEMYYRDNLSAPLLSSLVDEMKYNFSDSHLKALKILSLLPTCNPQPISEPIRAESTDKLYSLYLSDLPDPDTVEQDISNWASVWKEKYQDLSPPASISEILLHAESQCHPTVTRLLRLVAVLPSVSMEWDLMKTTLNSMRALLKNTVCKGSKTDTVMLLMHYPTVQRLGEVIEKCIEVDPESSPCLEQVKKQIEGLKLESDFRALDVNPDGRHEQAVEEHQAGTSDQLPAGKLKAEEAAEYYVKVEDAVIKADIVIAEDVVIAEDVVGAGGGGKVEVCVITEEVMFAEDDVKAVDIVLAEDGVKAEDSIVIVEDGVIGQKQAMSFYDPPVREEILKELWDSQFFTIITERAVEIEGQLYVPLCIRYLEKQDTQCEETVAFIPFSQDTAVLADAIETALSEKLGLNMEYCRGQALLSVGEVGSQMRAVSAVISQKYPLAMRTVSAALSLNVWLARSSPAVAAADCAASVENMLQWLTEDTERQTKLEDMIIAMFQHDEGKGNEHRDKLIKNWEKSHEMHELMVELLEVVMLCLNEQKSEESSSGSGQALLYFNKVRSFEFIFSAVVLKNVLSLTKKLSQSLQGKPLDVLLAMNSLPDLLTSLNELKSDIDTHHKAWYEEAVALASKLQITLLHSGLLEPLSQFYKMAVSQKVVEHSIVEVSELFTEKVLSTLRCLEIVPYAMSKVENSSVNAHLFRVYKDDMPDMASLHTEMKSWREKWLDPMSGYLPATVLDTLKASDIRSFSNIETLLRLLVILPFSRRESTFRQGKRSLQGFIQQETRSLSELHPL